In Bacillus sp. FJAT-45037, the following are encoded in one genomic region:
- a CDS encoding pyrimidine-nucleoside phosphorylase translates to MRMVDVIEKKRDGIELMKEEIQFVIEGYTNGEIPEYQMSALAMAIFFKDMTTDERAHLTMSMVESGDQIDLSAVEGIKVDKHSTGGVGDKTTIALAPLVAALGIPVAKMSGRGLGHTGGTIDKLEAIPGFSVEIETETFIDLVNKNKLAVIGQTGNLTPADKKLYGLRDVTATVNSIPLIASSIMSKKIASGADAIVLDVKTGSGAFMKKLEDSKALAQAMVEIGNNLGRDTMAIISDMNQPLGLAVGNALEVKEAIDMLRGEGPDDLRELCLTLGSHMVYLAKKASSVEEARKMLEEVIASGKALETLKVFIEAQNGDSSIVDEPEKLPKAKHLIDVKATKSGTVSAIVADKIGTAAMLLGAGRATKESEIDLAVGLILNKKIGDHVDAGDSIVTLHSNREDVQDVIDMVTNAYSITDENVEKPTLIYDEIK, encoded by the coding sequence ATGCGTATGGTAGATGTGATTGAGAAGAAACGTGACGGAATTGAATTAATGAAAGAAGAAATTCAGTTTGTCATTGAAGGATATACAAATGGAGAGATCCCTGAGTACCAAATGTCTGCACTTGCAATGGCGATCTTTTTCAAAGACATGACAACAGACGAGCGCGCCCATCTAACCATGTCAATGGTAGAGTCAGGTGATCAAATCGACCTGTCTGCTGTTGAAGGTATAAAAGTAGATAAGCATTCAACAGGTGGTGTTGGCGATAAAACAACGATCGCTCTTGCGCCTCTAGTCGCAGCACTTGGCATACCTGTAGCAAAAATGTCTGGTCGTGGACTCGGTCATACAGGTGGAACAATTGATAAACTTGAAGCGATTCCTGGTTTCAGCGTTGAAATTGAAACAGAGACGTTCATTGATCTTGTTAACAAGAATAAATTAGCAGTGATCGGTCAAACAGGAAACCTGACACCAGCTGATAAAAAATTATATGGTTTGCGTGATGTAACAGCGACTGTTAATTCGATTCCTCTTATTGCAAGTTCAATAATGAGTAAGAAAATAGCTTCAGGAGCAGATGCGATTGTGCTTGATGTTAAGACAGGTTCTGGAGCTTTCATGAAAAAGTTAGAGGACTCTAAAGCACTTGCTCAAGCAATGGTAGAAATCGGAAATAACCTTGGTCGTGATACAATGGCGATTATTTCAGATATGAATCAACCGCTTGGTTTAGCTGTTGGAAACGCACTAGAAGTCAAAGAAGCAATCGATATGCTACGTGGTGAGGGTCCAGACGATCTACGCGAATTATGTTTAACATTAGGTAGCCACATGGTGTATTTAGCAAAGAAAGCAAGCTCAGTTGAAGAAGCACGTAAAATGTTAGAAGAAGTGATTGCATCAGGTAAAGCACTTGAAACGCTAAAAGTATTTATTGAGGCTCAAAATGGTGATTCTTCGATTGTAGACGAACCAGAGAAACTCCCAAAAGCTAAACACCTCATCGATGTAAAAGCAACGAAGTCTGGGACTGTTTCTGCGATCGTTGCAGATAAAATTGGAACAGCTGCGATGTTACTAGGTGCAGGTCGTGCAACAAAAGAATCAGAAATTGATCTTGCAGTTGGTCTGATCTTAAATAAGAAGATTGGCGATCACGTTGATGCAGGAGATTCGATCGTTACTCTTCATAGTAACCGTGAAGATGTACAAGATGTAATCGATATGGTGACGAATGCATATTCAATTACTGATGAAAATGTTGAAAAACCAACGTTAATTTATGATGAAATTAAATAA
- a CDS encoding organic hydroperoxide resistance protein, which produces MSDVMFTAQAKAKNGRNGHVKSDNGVIDLKLVMPSDGKVGTEGTNPEQLFGAGYAACFDGALNLLAKNEKKEIDSEIESEVSLIKDPSDGGFKIGVTLNVHIKGVSQAIAEELTHKAHEFCPYSKATRGNIDVKLNVKAE; this is translated from the coding sequence ATGTCAGACGTAATGTTTACAGCACAAGCAAAAGCAAAGAATGGTAGAAATGGACATGTGAAATCCGATAATGGTGTGATTGATCTTAAGCTTGTCATGCCTTCTGATGGGAAAGTTGGAACGGAAGGTACAAACCCAGAGCAACTATTCGGAGCAGGGTATGCAGCTTGTTTTGATGGTGCACTAAATTTATTGGCAAAAAATGAAAAGAAAGAAATTGATTCAGAAATTGAGTCGGAAGTGAGCCTAATTAAAGACCCTTCAGATGGTGGCTTTAAAATTGGTGTGACACTCAATGTTCATATTAAAGGTGTATCACAAGCTATAGCAGAAGAATTAACGCATAAAGCACATGAATTCTGCCCTTATTCAAAAGCAACAAGAGGCAATATCGACGTAAAATTAAATGTAAAAGCAGAATAA
- a CDS encoding patatin-like phospholipase family protein: protein MNDVSLVLEGGGMRSVYTAGVLEVLMKRDIDIPHVIGVSAGACNGSSYVSKQIDRNRKVTIDYIDRPEYLSFKNLIKTKSVFGWDFIFDKLPNELEPFDYETFANSEKTFTIVTTDLESGKPVYFNEKLPKDELLTLLKASSSIPLLAPPVAYKDQIYYDGGMADPIPIERSVSDGHKKHLVILTQNEGYQKSPMRFSRLARWSFRNHPAFFQTMATRHHQYNDSLKRVKEMEERGEAFVIRPKLPLKVARLEKNKGRLEALYQEGVKDMENELTSLKNWFDQ from the coding sequence GTGAACGATGTCAGTCTTGTTTTAGAAGGCGGAGGAATGAGATCAGTGTATACAGCAGGTGTTCTCGAGGTACTTATGAAGCGTGACATCGACATTCCTCATGTGATTGGAGTTTCCGCAGGGGCATGTAACGGGTCTTCATACGTCTCAAAACAAATCGATCGAAACCGTAAGGTGACGATTGATTATATTGATCGCCCTGAATATTTGAGCTTTAAAAATTTGATTAAAACGAAATCTGTTTTTGGGTGGGATTTTATTTTTGATAAGCTCCCTAATGAATTGGAGCCTTTTGATTACGAAACATTTGCGAACTCTGAAAAAACCTTTACAATTGTCACGACGGATTTAGAATCAGGAAAGCCTGTATATTTTAATGAGAAGTTACCTAAAGATGAGTTGCTAACGCTATTAAAAGCTTCAAGCAGTATTCCGTTACTTGCGCCTCCAGTAGCCTATAAAGATCAGATTTACTATGATGGCGGCATGGCTGATCCGATTCCGATTGAGCGCTCGGTTTCAGATGGTCATAAAAAGCATCTTGTTATACTTACCCAAAATGAAGGCTATCAAAAGTCACCAATGCGTTTTAGTCGCCTAGCGAGGTGGTCGTTTAGAAATCATCCAGCATTCTTTCAAACAATGGCCACACGTCATCATCAATACAATGATTCTTTAAAACGAGTTAAAGAGATGGAAGAACGTGGAGAAGCATTCGTTATCCGACCTAAATTACCGTTAAAGGTAGCGAGACTAGAAAAGAATAAAGGTCGTCTTGAAGCGCTCTATCAAGAAGGCGTAAAAGATATGGAGAATGAATTGACAAGTCTGAAAAATTGGTTTGATCAGTGA
- a CDS encoding metal-dependent hydrolase encodes MTGKTHLVGGVALCMAADSLWLGQNGTPLYYVAGMAGALLPDICHIHSKIGRRLPLLSRVISKVFGHRTITHSLLILAVTAFIFSLFFPDYLMVRNGLLIGMVSHILLDAMTVRGIRLFYPLNWRIRLPFFIRTGGGIERVILLALSIYVFIASFDIFMTWL; translated from the coding sequence ATGACTGGTAAAACACATCTTGTTGGAGGCGTGGCTCTATGTATGGCTGCTGATTCGTTATGGCTCGGCCAAAATGGAACGCCTCTTTATTACGTAGCAGGAATGGCAGGAGCGTTACTTCCTGATATTTGTCATATCCATTCGAAAATCGGACGGAGATTACCGTTACTATCTAGAGTAATATCAAAGGTATTTGGACATCGAACGATTACGCATAGTTTATTGATCTTGGCTGTTACAGCGTTTATTTTTTCTTTGTTTTTCCCTGATTATCTAATGGTTAGAAATGGACTGCTCATTGGAATGGTTAGTCATATCCTCTTAGATGCAATGACGGTTCGAGGAATAAGGTTATTTTATCCACTTAATTGGCGCATAAGATTACCCTTTTTTATTCGAACTGGAGGAGGGATCGAGAGGGTCATTCTGTTAGCTTTATCTATATACGTCTTTATTGCTTCCTTTGATATCTTTATGACATGGTTATAA
- a CDS encoding disulfide oxidoreductase, translating into MNNRIENLLISAWLISLVATLGSLYFSIIKQFEPCTLCWYQRILMYPLVILLLVGTLKKDAGVALYSLIFSVIGILFSSYHYANQKLAAFQEVAPSCGRIPCTGQYINWFGFMTIPFLALIAFIMIACLSIMILRMSKGRN; encoded by the coding sequence GTGAACAACCGAATTGAAAATCTATTAATCAGTGCTTGGCTCATATCGTTAGTTGCTACATTAGGATCGTTATACTTTTCTATTATTAAGCAATTTGAACCTTGTACTCTCTGTTGGTATCAGCGGATTCTTATGTATCCACTCGTCATTCTATTACTTGTTGGAACGCTTAAGAAGGATGCAGGAGTGGCTTTATATTCGCTAATTTTTTCGGTTATTGGAATACTATTTTCAAGTTATCACTATGCAAATCAAAAATTAGCAGCGTTCCAAGAAGTTGCCCCTTCTTGTGGCCGTATCCCTTGTACCGGACAATATATTAATTGGTTTGGGTTTATGACAATTCCATTTCTTGCGTTGATAGCTTTTATAATGATTGCGTGTTTAAGTATTATGATTTTACGAATGAGCAAGGGGAGAAACTAG
- a CDS encoding thioredoxin family protein yields the protein MKKIIIFGGIVVTLFVLLAVVTNLQEDPHYQNTIEPSELNESLQNGQDVTVYYYSPTCPACQEATPRLNEITENLGVNLLQYNINEHGGWDTYNVEFTPTIIHYENGEEVARVDSSLTNEEFTTFFEENVINE from the coding sequence ATGAAAAAAATCATTATTTTTGGTGGGATTGTTGTTACGTTATTTGTACTATTAGCCGTAGTGACCAACCTGCAAGAAGATCCTCACTATCAAAATACGATAGAGCCATCTGAATTAAACGAATCTCTTCAAAATGGTCAAGATGTAACGGTCTACTACTACAGCCCAACTTGTCCTGCTTGCCAAGAAGCAACTCCACGTTTAAATGAAATAACAGAAAACCTTGGCGTGAATTTATTGCAATACAACATCAATGAACATGGTGGTTGGGACACGTACAATGTAGAATTTACACCAACGATCATCCATTATGAAAATGGAGAAGAAGTAGCAAGAGTAGATAGTAGTTTAACAAATGAAGAATTCACAACATTTTTTGAAGAGAACGTGATAAATGAATGA
- a CDS encoding D-alanyl-D-alanine carboxypeptidase family protein, translating into MRKFLSTLLSLVLVIGVVAPLGQAAEKQVNLAEKASSAIVIERDTGEVLFEKNSHDELPPASMTKIMTMLLIMEAIDEGSLSYDDKIRTSEYAASMGGSQVFLEPGEEMTVTDMLKAIAVASGNDASVAMAEHLGGTEEEFVSMMNEKAKELGLTNSNFVNSNGLPAENHYTTAYDLAMISKELLKYEDITKFTGIYEDYLRQDSDNKFWLVNTNKLVRFYPGVDGLKTGFTREAMYCLTATAQKNDMRVITVIMGAPSPKDRNAQVTEMLDYSFSQFMTHKLYDRDYVMADVKVSKGDKNTIPVQTSESVSILTKKGVKIDDVTERMEIDEQLRAPIAKGDRVGTLFIEKEGEVLTETSLVAGEDVYDASWWKLFKNVLSKFSGK; encoded by the coding sequence ATGAGGAAATTTTTATCTACACTATTAAGTTTAGTATTAGTAATTGGCGTAGTAGCACCATTAGGTCAAGCTGCAGAAAAGCAAGTGAATTTAGCAGAGAAAGCATCTTCTGCTATTGTGATTGAGCGTGATACAGGAGAAGTTTTATTTGAAAAAAATAGTCATGACGAACTTCCGCCTGCGAGTATGACAAAAATCATGACGATGCTTCTCATCATGGAAGCAATTGATGAAGGGTCACTCTCGTATGATGATAAAATTCGAACAAGTGAATACGCAGCATCGATGGGCGGTTCTCAAGTCTTTTTAGAACCAGGAGAAGAGATGACGGTCACAGATATGTTAAAAGCAATTGCTGTAGCATCAGGAAACGATGCCTCCGTTGCAATGGCTGAACATTTAGGAGGCACTGAAGAAGAATTTGTCTCGATGATGAATGAAAAAGCCAAAGAATTAGGATTGACGAATTCAAATTTTGTGAACTCGAATGGCTTGCCAGCTGAAAATCATTATACAACGGCTTATGATTTAGCGATGATTTCAAAAGAGCTATTGAAATATGAAGATATTACAAAGTTTACAGGCATCTATGAAGATTATTTAAGACAAGATTCAGATAATAAATTTTGGTTAGTGAACACCAACAAACTAGTGAGATTTTATCCTGGTGTGGATGGGTTAAAAACTGGATTCACTAGAGAGGCGATGTATTGCTTAACGGCGACAGCACAAAAAAATGATATGCGTGTCATTACGGTTATAATGGGTGCGCCATCACCGAAGGATCGAAATGCACAAGTGACGGAAATGCTTGATTACTCGTTTAGTCAATTTATGACACATAAGCTTTATGATCGTGATTATGTGATGGCTGATGTGAAAGTGAGCAAAGGTGATAAGAATACAATTCCTGTACAAACATCCGAATCCGTATCAATCTTAACGAAAAAAGGGGTCAAGATTGATGATGTGACAGAGCGCATGGAGATTGATGAGCAGTTACGGGCACCTATTGCTAAAGGGGATCGAGTCGGGACCTTGTTCATTGAAAAAGAGGGCGAAGTATTAACAGAAACATCTCTTGTTGCAGGGGAAGATGTCTATGATGCTTCATGGTGGAAGTTATTTAAAAATGTTTTATCGAAATTTAGCGGCAAATAA
- the spoIIAA gene encoding anti-sigma F factor antagonist: MSLVMDLERKGSVLLVRLEGELDHHTAEKLRKKVEGHLVDANVLHIVLNLEQLTFMDSSGLGVILGRYKQVKANGGEMVVCAISPAVKRLFEMSGLFKIIRLEENEQFALKTLGVA, encoded by the coding sequence ATGAGTTTAGTAATGGACTTAGAACGAAAAGGAAGTGTGTTGCTCGTTCGTCTTGAAGGAGAACTAGATCATCACACAGCAGAAAAATTGCGTAAGAAGGTTGAAGGTCACCTTGTCGATGCGAATGTATTACACATCGTGTTAAATCTTGAGCAACTTACTTTTATGGATAGCTCAGGTCTTGGTGTGATACTCGGACGTTACAAGCAGGTTAAAGCAAATGGTGGAGAGATGGTTGTATGTGCAATTTCCCCAGCTGTGAAGCGACTGTTTGAGATGTCTGGATTGTTCAAGATTATTCGTCTAGAAGAGAATGAACAATTTGCCTTGAAAACATTGGGGGTGGCCTAA
- the spoIIAB gene encoding anti-sigma F factor gives MRNQMDLTFSALSDNESFARVTVGAFIAQLDPTMDEMTEIKTVVSEAVTNSIIHGYHNQSDGMVHIHVTIDDGTVELTIRDEGLGMEDIEEARQPLFTTKPELERSGMGFTIMENFMDEIKISSEPMIGTTVYLKKHLTNSKAICN, from the coding sequence ATGCGTAATCAAATGGATTTAACCTTCTCGGCACTAAGTGATAATGAATCTTTTGCTCGTGTAACGGTAGGTGCATTTATCGCTCAACTTGACCCAACAATGGACGAAATGACGGAGATCAAGACTGTTGTTTCTGAAGCTGTTACTAATTCAATTATCCATGGATATCACAATCAATCAGACGGTATGGTGCATATTCACGTCACTATAGATGATGGGACTGTTGAATTGACTATTCGTGATGAAGGATTGGGCATGGAGGATATTGAAGAAGCAAGACAGCCTCTTTTTACGACAAAACCAGAATTAGAGCGCTCTGGTATGGGCTTTACGATAATGGAGAATTTTATGGATGAAATCAAGATCAGCTCAGAGCCAATGATTGGGACGACCGTTTACTTGAAAAAGCATTTAACTAATAGCAAAGCAATTTGCAATTAA
- the sigF gene encoding RNA polymerase sporulation sigma factor SigF, giving the protein MDAQVKQVKKKKEAHFSDKEVKVLIARSQDGDQEARDLIVNRNTRLVWSVVQRFLNRGYEADDLFQIGCIGLIKSVDKFDLSYDVKFSTYAVPMIIGEIQRFLRDDGTVKVSRSIKELGNKIRKMKDEMTKSLGRVPTINEIAEQLEITPEEVVFAGEASRQITSIHETVYENDGDPITLLDQIADQSETKWFDKIALKEAIRDLDERERLIVYLRYYKDQTQSEVATRLGISQVQVSRLEKKILEQMKEVMGEQT; this is encoded by the coding sequence ATGGATGCCCAGGTAAAACAAGTGAAAAAGAAGAAGGAAGCGCACTTTTCGGATAAGGAAGTCAAAGTACTTATTGCTAGGAGTCAAGACGGAGACCAAGAAGCAAGGGACCTTATTGTAAATCGCAATACGAGGCTTGTTTGGTCAGTTGTGCAACGTTTCTTAAATCGAGGCTACGAAGCAGATGATCTGTTTCAAATTGGCTGTATTGGTCTGATCAAGTCGGTCGACAAGTTCGATCTTTCATATGATGTGAAGTTCTCAACTTATGCTGTACCTATGATTATTGGAGAGATTCAACGATTCTTACGTGATGACGGGACGGTGAAAGTTAGTCGTTCCATTAAAGAACTTGGAAACAAGATTCGGAAAATGAAAGACGAAATGACAAAGTCACTAGGTCGAGTGCCAACCATTAACGAGATTGCAGAACAACTTGAGATCACTCCAGAAGAAGTGGTTTTTGCAGGAGAGGCAAGTCGTCAAATAACGTCGATTCATGAAACCGTGTATGAAAACGATGGTGACCCAATCACACTCCTCGACCAAATTGCAGATCAATCCGAAACGAAATGGTTTGATAAAATTGCATTGAAAGAGGCGATTCGTGATCTTGACGAAAGAGAACGGTTAATTGTTTATTTAAGGTATTACAAAGATCAAACCCAATCAGAAGTTGCCACTAGGCTAGGCATCTCGCAAGTTCAAGTATCGAGGCTCGAAAAGAAGATTCTTGAACAAATGAAAGAAGTCATGGGTGAGCAGACTTAA
- a CDS encoding stage V sporulation protein AA, with translation MGENVYIRMRQRVSAAPHDQLKVGQLAQVIASESIVSEVTSMPVYQIKIKDHNRVVIDVMEVIRIIRFHFPDVSFQTIGSAQTVIDIEVQKKSFKWIYIILVWFLLFVGAGLAIMNFHEDVSMRAVHLRIFQLVTGNEVAKPLMLQIPYSIGLGLGMILFFNHFFKKRLNDEPSPLEVEMFNYQQNLDQYVITHELKENQRKKNGH, from the coding sequence ATTGGTGAAAACGTGTATATTCGCATGCGACAAAGAGTGAGTGCAGCACCCCATGATCAGTTAAAAGTTGGACAACTTGCTCAAGTCATTGCGAGTGAATCGATTGTTTCTGAAGTAACCTCCATGCCCGTTTATCAAATAAAAATAAAAGATCATAACCGTGTTGTCATAGATGTGATGGAGGTCATTCGAATCATTCGTTTTCATTTTCCAGATGTGTCGTTTCAAACCATTGGGTCTGCTCAAACAGTTATCGATATTGAGGTTCAGAAAAAAAGTTTTAAGTGGATCTACATAATACTCGTGTGGTTTCTACTATTTGTTGGTGCGGGTCTTGCGATTATGAATTTCCATGAAGATGTGAGTATGCGAGCGGTTCATCTCCGTATTTTCCAATTGGTCACAGGAAACGAAGTCGCTAAGCCATTGATGCTTCAAATACCATATTCGATTGGCTTGGGTCTTGGGATGATCTTGTTTTTTAACCACTTTTTTAAGAAGCGGCTTAATGATGAGCCGAGTCCACTTGAAGTAGAGATGTTTAATTACCAACAAAACCTTGATCAATATGTGATCACGCATGAATTGAAGGAAAATCAACGTAAAAAAAATGGTCATTGA
- a CDS encoding stage V sporulation protein AB, whose amino-acid sequence MVIEAVNIIFIGFAGGIAVGSGFVAFLTVLGIIPRLAQLTKSERSIRGYEAAIILGAQVGTWASFYSLSLHTSPFWLIPIGLACGVFVGMLAAALTEVLNVFPLLAKRVGVTDKIVLLMMAIVFGKIVGSMIQWLYL is encoded by the coding sequence ATGGTCATTGAAGCCGTTAACATCATCTTTATCGGATTTGCTGGTGGAATTGCTGTAGGAAGTGGATTCGTCGCATTTTTAACCGTTCTTGGGATTATTCCTAGGCTTGCACAATTAACGAAATCAGAACGATCCATCAGGGGCTACGAAGCTGCGATTATTTTAGGGGCACAAGTTGGCACATGGGCGAGCTTTTATTCACTTTCTCTCCACACCTCTCCTTTTTGGTTGATTCCAATCGGACTAGCGTGTGGGGTGTTTGTAGGAATGTTGGCAGCTGCATTAACGGAAGTGCTCAATGTTTTTCCGCTCTTAGCCAAACGAGTAGGAGTCACCGATAAAATTGTTTTATTGATGATGGCGATTGTATTCGGGAAGATTGTTGGTTCGATGATCCAGTGGCTTTACTTATAG
- the spoVAC gene encoding stage V sporulation protein AC encodes MLTDEQKRYQANIELYHTRPPVIKNSLKAFVIGGGICALGQWISNLYITFFPLTQKEALSPTLATLILIAALLTGLGVYDRIGQFAGAGSLVPVTGFANAMTSAALEHKSEGLVFGIGANMFKLTGAVIAFGVLSAYVVGLTRLLVQMLIQ; translated from the coding sequence GTGTTAACGGATGAACAAAAGCGGTATCAGGCAAATATTGAATTGTATCATACAAGACCTCCTGTCATAAAAAACAGTTTGAAAGCCTTTGTTATTGGTGGAGGAATTTGTGCTCTTGGTCAGTGGATAAGCAATCTTTATATTACGTTTTTTCCTCTTACTCAAAAAGAAGCCTTAAGTCCAACATTGGCAACGTTGATTTTAATTGCGGCTCTTCTCACTGGTCTGGGGGTTTATGATCGCATCGGCCAATTTGCAGGGGCGGGGTCACTTGTACCTGTAACCGGCTTTGCTAATGCGATGACTAGTGCAGCGCTCGAACATAAGAGTGAAGGCTTAGTGTTTGGAATTGGTGCTAACATGTTTAAGCTGACGGGGGCAGTTATTGCCTTTGGAGTGTTATCCGCTTACGTGGTTGGATTAACAAGATTACTCGTGCAAATGCTCATACAGTAA
- the spoVAD gene encoding stage V sporulation protein AD produces the protein MKVGKQTWSFNNDVFIQSTGTVVGPLEGKGPLGSYFDKVFDNLYCGADNWELAERALMEEAVQISLEKVNRKPADMDVLLAGDLLNQIVTSNYTARQLAIPFLGMFSACATVMEAVAIASVLVNSQYVDHALVAVSSHHSTAERQFRYPTEFGGQRPETSTYTVTGAGAVIIGRKVSKIKVELATIGQVVDMGIGNPMDMGSAMAPAAAKTLLTHLKDTKRDPTYYDLIVTGDLSRVGSSIMRKLVEEEGVKLGTNYEDCGVILYHQEQPVFSGGSGAGCPAVVTFGYLMREMERGAIKKLLVIATGALLSPIMMQQKETIPSIAHAVVFERWGDV, from the coding sequence ATGAAAGTAGGGAAGCAAACATGGTCCTTTAACAATGATGTGTTCATTCAATCAACTGGTACAGTGGTAGGTCCATTGGAAGGGAAAGGGCCACTTGGTTCATATTTTGATAAAGTGTTCGACAATTTGTATTGCGGTGCTGATAATTGGGAGCTAGCAGAAAGAGCCTTAATGGAAGAGGCGGTTCAAATCAGTCTAGAGAAAGTGAACCGTAAACCGGCAGACATGGATGTTTTGCTAGCGGGAGACTTATTAAACCAAATCGTGACATCGAATTACACAGCCAGGCAGCTAGCGATCCCGTTTTTAGGTATGTTCTCAGCTTGTGCAACAGTAATGGAGGCAGTTGCTATTGCTTCTGTTCTCGTTAACAGCCAATACGTTGATCATGCATTGGTCGCTGTTAGTAGCCATCATTCTACAGCAGAACGTCAATTTCGTTATCCAACCGAATTCGGTGGGCAACGACCAGAAACATCAACCTATACCGTAACAGGTGCTGGTGCTGTGATTATTGGTCGAAAGGTGTCAAAGATAAAAGTAGAACTAGCTACTATTGGTCAGGTGGTAGATATGGGGATTGGAAATCCAATGGATATGGGGTCAGCGATGGCTCCAGCCGCCGCCAAAACATTATTAACTCACTTAAAAGATACGAAACGCGATCCGACTTACTATGATTTGATTGTCACTGGTGATTTATCACGTGTAGGAAGTTCTATTATGCGCAAGCTAGTAGAAGAAGAAGGTGTCAAATTAGGAACAAATTATGAAGATTGTGGCGTGATTTTATATCACCAGGAACAACCTGTTTTCTCTGGTGGTAGTGGCGCAGGATGTCCTGCAGTCGTTACTTTTGGTTATTTGATGCGTGAGATGGAGCGTGGTGCCATTAAGAAGTTATTAGTCATTGCTACAGGAGCTTTACTGAGTCCAATCATGATGCAGCAAAAAGAAACGATTCCCTCAATTGCACATGCAGTAGTATTTGAACGTTGGGGGGATGTCTAA
- the spoVAE gene encoding stage V sporulation protein AE — MEYITAFIVGGIICIIGQLFLDIGKLSPTHTLCALVVLGALLDGFHLYDRLIDFAGAGATVPITSFGHSLVHGAMAEGERYGFLGVGMGVFEVTSVGISSTILFSFLVALLFKPRG, encoded by the coding sequence ATGGAATACATCACGGCCTTTATCGTCGGTGGTATCATCTGCATCATTGGTCAGTTGTTCTTAGACATAGGTAAGCTCTCGCCAACTCATACATTGTGTGCACTTGTCGTATTAGGTGCTCTCTTAGACGGTTTTCATTTATACGACAGGCTAATTGATTTCGCAGGTGCGGGAGCAACAGTTCCGATTACAAGTTTCGGACACTCACTTGTTCATGGGGCGATGGCTGAGGGAGAAAGATATGGATTTTTAGGAGTCGGAATGGGTGTATTTGAGGTAACTTCAGTGGGCATTTCATCGACGATTTTATTTAGCTTTTTAGTAGCTCTACTATTTAAGCCGAGGGGGTGA
- a CDS encoding stage V sporulation protein AE, which yields MADKRKVILITDGDEHAKRAVELVAKDMGGRCISQSGGNPSHISGEELVQMILHAPTEPVLVMFDDCGYHYEGPGEQAMRIVATHPDINVLGAIAVASATHSCEWTKVDISLDRYGELTEYGVDKDGVADMEVGRINGDTVYILDQLDLPFIVGIGDIGKMAGLDTVKKGCPVTKQAVELILERSGQRESKKEGT from the coding sequence GTGGCAGATAAGCGTAAGGTGATTTTGATTACTGATGGAGATGAACATGCAAAAAGAGCGGTCGAATTGGTCGCAAAAGATATGGGGGGAAGGTGCATTAGCCAATCAGGAGGCAACCCTTCCCATATTAGCGGTGAGGAACTTGTTCAAATGATTTTGCACGCACCTACAGAACCTGTACTAGTCATGTTTGATGATTGTGGGTACCATTACGAGGGACCGGGAGAACAAGCGATGAGAATTGTTGCTACTCATCCAGACATTAATGTATTAGGAGCGATTGCTGTCGCCTCTGCCACACATTCGTGCGAGTGGACGAAAGTCGATATTAGTCTTGATCGTTACGGAGAGTTAACAGAGTACGGAGTGGATAAGGACGGAGTAGCGGATATGGAAGTAGGAAGAATTAATGGCGATACCGTCTATATTCTTGATCAACTAGATCTTCCGTTTATCGTTGGGATTGGCGATATCGGAAAGATGGCAGGGTTAGATACGGTGAAAAAAGGCTGCCCTGTCACAAAACAAGCAGTAGAACTCATCTTAGAGAGGAGTGGTCAACGTGAGTCAAAAAAAGAAGGAACATGA